In a genomic window of Myxococcus fulvus:
- a CDS encoding glycosyltransferase family 39 protein translates to MSRPLPRGFVPIVLLVLCVAHVALGLVLLPGAMFAKYPDSARLLTSGRMLPEQGADFSPLYLILNVALSPTPLRWVQSIAGALGLIAVYVLGARLLSRPVGLLAAALVAVTTPVLLYEATLEPDLLVMVLNLGALALLAHARPHFQKRWLVLAGVLLGLSGATRPTGLAILVLATGWMLWERRHEARRASLLAGALLLGTGMFSSWLPAQIIRATVGSHLGATMSAGAVLHMGNRPEGTGLGAQPPTLIKQYEAQLRSPERPDHAHSLYRQFARAEAGEDLSPSHTELYWMRKTLNFALEEPGTVLGLFGRKLAFFLFGPEGHDLVEVRRAEAHLAGLPLLDAQVLGLLGVAGLGTMLARRRSVGLIVLYLAASTALAVGFYVVSRYRLAALPAWALFASALAVMAFESRREPRILGMLAVGLALCLALPTFFPFVRDVERMLARTEAVGSPGAALNTALQQGRYDEATQAFEQLQAAHPFTALARALRGVPFESPGVAERSGALSVEKLGLETPMDLYFASELARRAGHCDQALPAAHAAQDAGYRGALYDTSLDPALVVADCLLSRGDRAGALKAAEASLDERGGTLDALAFAVAGAESLSTDAEGRRARWDAKLFAIHDLLSARHARGLARLRWGNFAGALEDADAVLAAIPDVAVTHHLRAAALTGLGRHAEALRAYARALQLLPGHNFATRPLEDTVATALAEAAEAPGVLSVATEHHLRAGRLELARDLAARASKLAPEDKNLARIAQELAQARPSGIPIPPPPAPRATRSATTP, encoded by the coding sequence ATGAGTCGGCCCCTCCCCCGTGGGTTTGTCCCCATCGTCCTGCTGGTGTTGTGCGTCGCGCACGTCGCGCTCGGGCTCGTCCTCCTGCCCGGAGCCATGTTCGCCAAGTACCCCGACAGCGCGCGGCTGCTGACGTCGGGCCGGATGCTCCCCGAACAGGGCGCGGACTTCAGCCCCCTGTACCTCATCCTCAACGTGGCCCTCTCCCCCACTCCGCTGCGCTGGGTCCAGAGCATCGCGGGAGCGCTCGGGCTCATCGCCGTCTATGTGCTCGGCGCTCGGCTGCTGTCGCGCCCCGTGGGACTGCTCGCGGCGGCGCTCGTCGCGGTGACGACGCCCGTCCTCCTCTACGAGGCCACCCTGGAGCCGGACCTGCTGGTCATGGTCCTCAACCTGGGGGCGCTCGCCCTGCTGGCCCACGCACGGCCCCACTTCCAGAAGCGCTGGCTGGTGCTCGCCGGAGTGCTGCTCGGACTCTCGGGAGCGACACGTCCCACGGGCCTCGCCATCCTCGTCCTCGCGACGGGCTGGATGCTCTGGGAGCGCCGCCACGAGGCACGACGCGCGAGCCTGCTCGCCGGGGCGCTGTTGCTGGGCACGGGGATGTTCTCCTCCTGGCTGCCCGCTCAAATCATCCGCGCGACCGTGGGCTCCCACCTCGGCGCGACCATGAGCGCGGGCGCCGTGCTGCACATGGGCAACCGCCCCGAGGGCACGGGACTGGGCGCCCAGCCCCCCACGCTCATCAAGCAGTATGAGGCACAGCTGCGCTCGCCCGAGCGTCCCGACCACGCGCACAGCCTCTACCGACAGTTCGCCCGAGCCGAGGCAGGAGAGGACCTGTCTCCCTCACACACCGAGCTGTACTGGATGCGCAAGACGCTGAACTTCGCGCTGGAGGAGCCAGGAACCGTCCTCGGGTTGTTCGGCCGGAAGCTGGCGTTCTTCCTCTTCGGCCCGGAAGGCCACGACCTGGTCGAGGTGCGCCGCGCCGAAGCCCACCTCGCGGGCCTCCCGCTCCTCGATGCGCAGGTCCTGGGGTTGCTCGGCGTGGCGGGACTCGGAACCATGCTCGCGCGACGACGAAGCGTCGGGCTCATCGTGCTGTACCTCGCCGCGAGCACCGCGCTCGCCGTGGGCTTCTACGTCGTGAGCCGCTACCGACTGGCCGCGCTGCCCGCCTGGGCGCTGTTCGCGAGCGCGCTCGCGGTGATGGCCTTCGAGTCACGGCGCGAACCCCGAATCCTCGGGATGCTGGCCGTCGGCCTCGCGCTCTGTCTCGCGCTGCCCACGTTCTTCCCCTTCGTGCGCGACGTGGAGCGGATGCTCGCGCGGACGGAGGCCGTAGGCAGTCCAGGCGCGGCGCTCAACACCGCGCTCCAACAGGGCCGCTACGACGAAGCGACCCAGGCCTTCGAGCAGCTCCAGGCCGCGCATCCGTTCACCGCGCTCGCGAGGGCACTGCGCGGCGTGCCGTTCGAATCGCCCGGGGTCGCCGAGCGCTCGGGAGCCCTGTCCGTGGAGAAGCTGGGCCTGGAGACGCCCATGGACCTCTATTTCGCCTCGGAGCTGGCACGGCGCGCCGGCCACTGCGACCAGGCCCTCCCCGCCGCACACGCGGCCCAGGACGCGGGCTATCGCGGAGCGCTCTATGACACCTCGCTGGACCCCGCCCTGGTGGTGGCGGACTGCCTGCTGTCACGTGGCGACCGCGCCGGTGCGTTGAAGGCCGCGGAGGCGTCGCTGGATGAACGAGGCGGCACGCTGGACGCGCTCGCCTTCGCGGTGGCTGGCGCGGAGTCGCTCTCCACCGATGCGGAGGGACGGCGCGCCCGCTGGGACGCGAAGCTCTTCGCCATCCACGACCTGTTGAGCGCCAGACATGCGCGAGGGCTCGCGCGCCTGCGTTGGGGGAACTTCGCCGGTGCGCTGGAGGACGCGGACGCGGTCCTCGCCGCCATTCCCGACGTGGCCGTCACCCACCACCTGCGCGCCGCAGCACTCACGGGACTCGGTCGCCATGCCGAGGCGCTCCGCGCCTACGCGCGCGCCCTCCAGCTGTTGCCAGGGCACAACTTCGCGACCCGTCCGCTCGAGGACACTGTGGCAACAGCGCTCGCGGAAGCCGCCGAGGCCCCTGGGGTGCTGAGCGTGGCCACGGAGCATCACCTCCGCGCGGGACGACTGGAGCTGGCTCGCGACCTCGCCGCTCGCGCCAGCAAGCTCGCCCCCGAGGACAAGAACCTCGCGCGCATCGCCCAGGAACTGGCCCAGGCCCGACCTTCCGGCATCCCCATTCCGCCCCCACCCGCACCGCGAGCAACCCGCTCCGCCACGACCCCCTGA
- a CDS encoding DEAD/DEAH box helicase: MATPEPQAPLAALLPKKGEPALDPDSILDRFVGYVASNGLSLYPAQEEAILELLAGKHLFLKTPTGSGKSLVATALHFKAMAEGKVSFYTCPIKALVNEKFFALCDAFGAENVGMLTGDASINRDAPIICCTAEILSNLALRDAGAKVDYVVMDEFHYYSDRDRGVAWQIPLIALPQATFLLMSATLGPTHIIEESLQRLTGREVATVRSAQRPVPLDFDYRESALHETIEDLIARKKYPIYLVNFTQRAAAEQAQNLMSVDFSTKEEKEAIRLALMDAPFDTPYGKDFQRFLRHGIGMHHAGLLPKYRLLVEKLAQGGHLKVISGTDTLGVGVNIPIRTVLFTQLFKFNGEKLSTLSVRDFQQISGRAGRKGFDNEGSVVAQAPEYVVENIKQAAKEAAGKKKAPKQKPPQKNFVQYDKSTFERLQTGMPEPLESRFAVSHGMILNLLQSDHVRGTGGYHRLVQLIQRCHDSDFLKRRHLKEAARDFRTLRGAGIVEVLRGEGGSGASVKVAQELQHDFSLNHTLSLYLLETLELLDPTTETYALDVVTLVESILENPEVVLYAQLHQLKGEKIQEMKAQGVEYDDRMEQLEKLEWPKPNRDFIYGTFNAFARKHPWVGEENIRPKAVVRDMFERFMSFHDYVREYGLQRSEGVLLRYVSDVYKTLAQTVPERFRTEEVEDIIDHLRATIRQVDSSLVDEWERMRNPDAVVEAKPAVELKPKELTEDPRAFAARVREELHRLLRALGQKRYTDALTLLDNPLGEWTAPKLEQAMVPYHEEHKVVVLTPQARKPANTFLKETGPRLWEVQQRIMDPEGHGDWMIDCEIDLRDRRLDEGAILILRRIGP, from the coding sequence ATGGCCACCCCTGAACCCCAAGCGCCGCTCGCAGCCCTGCTCCCGAAGAAGGGAGAGCCCGCGCTCGACCCGGACAGCATCCTGGACCGCTTCGTCGGCTATGTCGCATCGAACGGGCTCAGCCTCTACCCCGCCCAGGAGGAAGCCATCCTGGAGCTGCTCGCGGGCAAGCACCTGTTCCTCAAGACGCCCACCGGCTCCGGCAAGTCGCTGGTGGCCACCGCCCTCCACTTCAAGGCCATGGCCGAGGGCAAGGTCTCCTTCTACACGTGCCCCATCAAGGCGCTGGTGAACGAGAAGTTCTTCGCGCTGTGTGACGCCTTCGGCGCGGAGAACGTGGGCATGCTCACCGGCGACGCGAGCATCAACCGCGACGCGCCCATCATCTGCTGCACCGCCGAAATCCTCTCCAACCTCGCGCTGCGCGACGCGGGGGCGAAGGTGGACTACGTCGTCATGGACGAGTTCCACTACTACTCGGACCGCGACCGGGGCGTGGCGTGGCAGATTCCGCTCATCGCGCTGCCGCAGGCGACGTTCCTCTTGATGTCGGCGACGCTGGGTCCCACGCACATCATCGAGGAGAGCCTGCAGCGGCTCACCGGCCGCGAGGTCGCCACGGTGAGAAGCGCGCAGCGCCCGGTGCCTCTGGACTTCGACTACCGCGAGTCCGCGCTGCACGAGACGATTGAAGACCTCATCGCGCGCAAGAAGTACCCCATCTACCTGGTGAACTTCACCCAGCGCGCCGCCGCCGAGCAGGCGCAGAACCTCATGAGCGTGGACTTCTCCACCAAGGAGGAGAAGGAGGCCATCCGGCTGGCGCTGATGGACGCGCCCTTCGACACGCCCTACGGCAAGGACTTCCAGCGCTTCCTTCGCCACGGCATCGGCATGCACCACGCGGGGCTCCTGCCGAAGTACCGGCTCCTGGTGGAGAAGCTGGCGCAGGGCGGGCACCTGAAGGTCATCAGCGGCACGGACACGCTGGGCGTGGGCGTGAACATCCCCATCCGCACGGTGCTCTTCACGCAGCTGTTCAAGTTCAACGGCGAGAAGCTCTCGACGCTGAGCGTGCGCGACTTCCAGCAGATTTCCGGACGCGCGGGCCGCAAGGGCTTCGACAACGAGGGCAGCGTCGTCGCGCAGGCGCCCGAGTACGTCGTGGAGAACATCAAGCAGGCGGCGAAGGAGGCGGCGGGCAAGAAGAAGGCGCCCAAGCAGAAGCCGCCGCAGAAGAACTTCGTGCAGTACGACAAGAGCACCTTCGAGCGGCTGCAGACGGGCATGCCGGAGCCGCTGGAGTCACGCTTCGCGGTGTCGCACGGAATGATTCTGAACCTGCTCCAGAGCGACCATGTCCGGGGCACGGGGGGCTACCACCGGCTGGTGCAGCTCATCCAGCGCTGCCACGACTCGGACTTCCTGAAGCGCAGGCACCTGAAGGAGGCGGCGCGGGACTTCCGTACGCTGCGCGGCGCGGGAATCGTGGAGGTGCTGCGAGGGGAGGGCGGCTCGGGGGCCTCGGTGAAGGTGGCGCAGGAGCTCCAGCACGACTTCAGCCTCAACCACACGCTGTCGTTGTACCTGCTGGAGACGCTGGAGTTGCTGGACCCGACCACGGAGACGTACGCGCTCGACGTGGTGACGCTGGTGGAGTCCATCCTGGAGAACCCGGAGGTGGTGCTCTACGCGCAGCTGCACCAGCTCAAGGGCGAGAAGATTCAAGAGATGAAGGCGCAGGGCGTCGAGTACGACGACCGCATGGAGCAGTTGGAGAAGCTGGAGTGGCCCAAGCCGAACCGGGACTTCATCTACGGCACGTTCAACGCCTTCGCGCGCAAGCACCCGTGGGTGGGTGAGGAGAACATCCGTCCCAAGGCGGTGGTGCGGGACATGTTCGAGCGCTTCATGTCCTTCCACGACTACGTGCGCGAGTACGGGCTGCAGCGCAGCGAGGGTGTGCTGCTGCGCTACGTCAGCGACGTGTACAAGACGCTGGCGCAGACGGTGCCGGAGCGCTTCCGCACGGAGGAGGTGGAGGACATCATCGACCACCTGCGCGCGACGATTCGTCAGGTGGATTCGAGCCTGGTGGACGAGTGGGAGCGCATGCGCAACCCGGACGCCGTGGTCGAGGCGAAGCCGGCGGTGGAGCTCAAGCCGAAGGAGCTCACCGAGGACCCGCGCGCCTTCGCGGCCCGCGTGCGCGAGGAACTGCACCGGCTGCTGCGCGCGCTGGGGCAGAAGCGCTACACGGACGCGCTGACGCTCTTGGACAATCCGCTGGGCGAGTGGACGGCGCCGAAGCTCGAGCAGGCGATGGTGCCGTACCACGAGGAGCACAAGGTGGTGGTGCTCACGCCGCAGGCGCGCAAGCCGGCCAACACGTTCCTGAAGGAGACGGGGCCCCGGCTCTGGGAGGTGCAGCAGCGCATCATGGACCCCGAGGGACATGGGGACTGGATGATCGACTGCGAGATTGATTTGCGTGACCGGCGGCTGGACGAGGGCGCCATCCTCATCCTGCGGCGAATCGGGCCGTAG
- a CDS encoding galactose oxidase-like domain-containing protein, whose amino-acid sequence MLSVWVSVAVAQAQSTNPAVVGQWTPVKRWPYSAVHTHVLPTGKVMFFSEFADGDNPYLWDPATDALTPLPKAGFNIFCSGHAFMADGRLFIAGGHIADDSGLPYAAIFDPFKLTWTRLPNMNAGRWYPTVTTLPNGDMLVIGGAKEDRTKNLIPQVWQTSKGSWRTLTGASLELMYYPWMFVMPSGKALMAGYWRPSRYLDTDGVGAWTSGPRTTYTASRNYGSAVMYDAGKVLITGGDNPPTNNVEVLDLNVTKPAWRPIAPMRYVRRQHNSTVLPDGTVLVTGGHGGPGTDNPNYPRLETELWDPVTETWSLLAPLGTYRGYHSTTVLLPDGRLLSAGSRNVKTMQVYSPPYLFKGPRPTISSAPAAISYGETFRVNTPDAANITMASWVRLGSVTHAFDENQRFMKLRFTASGGGLNVVAPPNPNVAPPGHYMLFLLNGRKVPSVAKIIRIGGDGTTPPPTDPPPNTGFTAVAFGAEWKYDDRNVDPGPTWKAATFNDTAWKKGLAQLGYGEADERTVLTKKTPAQPTVYFRKKFTLHGMVEQATLKVLHDDGVAVFLNGTQVFNSLIPNPAHAAYAQGASPDNHLSQTTIPGMRFEMGENTLAVMVKQANGTSSDLSFDLELKVTTDGMQHDALFLESPNGGETLRPGQLQTVQWMTHGAGVDTVDVQFSQDDGASWSTVETGVSNIGFYEWKVPRMETSQGVLRIKDAARPDIEDKTDLPFTITATPRFKAITFGEYWKLDDRNVSPGAQWTSPGFNDSAWRQGPGRLGYGDGDEHTVLTKTNPVQPSVYFRKKLTLDEAIRTAHLQVLHDDGVAVWVNGRLVFSRFMDNGVEHGAFASGVVKDAVLSTFSFDGSVFVEGENIIAVMVKQANAESSDVTFDLELELEAR is encoded by the coding sequence TTGCTTTCCGTCTGGGTTTCGGTCGCGGTCGCCCAGGCGCAGTCCACGAACCCGGCCGTCGTCGGCCAATGGACGCCCGTCAAGAGATGGCCCTACTCCGCCGTCCACACCCACGTGCTGCCCACCGGGAAGGTGATGTTCTTCTCCGAGTTCGCGGACGGCGACAATCCCTACCTCTGGGACCCCGCCACCGACGCGCTCACCCCCCTGCCCAAGGCGGGCTTCAACATCTTCTGCTCGGGCCACGCCTTCATGGCGGACGGCCGGCTCTTCATCGCCGGCGGCCACATCGCGGATGACTCGGGCCTGCCGTACGCCGCCATCTTCGACCCCTTCAAGCTCACCTGGACGCGGCTGCCCAACATGAACGCGGGCCGCTGGTACCCCACCGTCACCACCCTGCCCAACGGCGACATGCTGGTGATTGGCGGCGCCAAGGAGGACCGCACCAAGAACCTGATTCCCCAGGTGTGGCAGACGTCGAAGGGCTCCTGGAGGACGCTCACCGGCGCGAGCCTGGAGCTCATGTACTACCCGTGGATGTTCGTCATGCCCTCGGGCAAGGCGCTCATGGCCGGCTACTGGCGGCCCTCGCGCTACCTGGACACGGACGGCGTGGGCGCGTGGACCAGCGGCCCGCGCACGACCTACACCGCCAGCCGCAACTACGGCAGCGCGGTGATGTACGACGCGGGCAAGGTGCTCATCACCGGCGGCGACAACCCGCCCACCAACAACGTGGAGGTGCTGGACCTCAACGTCACCAAGCCCGCGTGGCGCCCCATCGCCCCCATGCGCTACGTGCGCCGCCAGCACAACAGCACCGTGCTCCCGGACGGGACGGTGCTCGTCACCGGCGGCCACGGCGGCCCCGGCACGGACAACCCCAACTACCCCCGGCTGGAGACGGAGCTGTGGGACCCCGTCACGGAGACCTGGTCGCTGCTCGCCCCGCTGGGGACCTATCGCGGCTACCACTCCACCACGGTGCTCCTGCCGGACGGGCGCCTGTTGTCCGCCGGCAGCCGCAACGTGAAGACGATGCAGGTGTACTCGCCGCCGTATCTCTTCAAGGGCCCGCGTCCCACCATCTCCTCGGCGCCCGCGGCCATCAGCTATGGGGAGACCTTCCGCGTCAACACGCCGGACGCGGCCAACATCACCATGGCGTCCTGGGTGCGCCTGGGCTCCGTCACGCACGCGTTCGACGAGAACCAGCGCTTCATGAAGCTGCGCTTCACCGCGAGCGGCGGCGGGCTCAACGTCGTCGCGCCCCCCAACCCCAACGTGGCGCCGCCCGGGCACTACATGCTGTTCCTGCTCAACGGGCGCAAGGTGCCGTCCGTCGCGAAGATCATCCGCATCGGCGGGGACGGCACCACGCCGCCGCCCACGGACCCGCCGCCGAACACGGGCTTCACCGCCGTGGCCTTCGGCGCCGAGTGGAAGTACGACGACCGCAACGTCGACCCGGGCCCGACGTGGAAGGCCGCGACGTTCAACGACACCGCGTGGAAGAAGGGCCTGGCGCAGCTCGGCTATGGCGAGGCGGACGAGCGGACGGTGCTGACGAAGAAGACGCCCGCACAGCCCACGGTGTACTTCCGCAAGAAGTTCACCCTGCACGGCATGGTGGAGCAGGCCACGCTCAAGGTGCTCCACGATGACGGCGTGGCGGTGTTCCTCAACGGCACCCAGGTGTTCAACAGCCTGATTCCCAACCCCGCCCACGCGGCCTACGCCCAGGGCGCCAGCCCCGACAACCACCTGAGCCAGACGACCATCCCCGGCATGCGCTTCGAGATGGGTGAGAACACGCTGGCCGTCATGGTGAAGCAGGCGAACGGCACCTCGAGCGACTTGTCCTTTGACTTGGAGCTGAAGGTGACGACGGACGGCATGCAGCACGACGCCCTCTTCCTGGAGAGCCCCAACGGCGGCGAGACGCTGCGCCCGGGCCAGTTGCAGACGGTGCAGTGGATGACGCACGGCGCGGGCGTCGACACCGTCGACGTGCAGTTCTCCCAGGACGACGGCGCCAGCTGGAGCACCGTGGAGACAGGCGTGTCGAACATCGGCTTCTACGAGTGGAAGGTGCCGCGCATGGAGACGTCCCAGGGCGTGCTGCGCATCAAGGACGCCGCCCGGCCGGACATCGAGGACAAGACGGACCTGCCGTTCACCATCACCGCCACGCCCCGGTTCAAGGCCATCACCTTCGGTGAGTACTGGAAGCTCGACGACCGCAACGTGAGCCCCGGCGCGCAGTGGACCTCGCCGGGCTTCAACGACAGCGCGTGGCGGCAGGGCCCCGGCCGGCTCGGCTATGGCGACGGTGACGAGCACACGGTGCTCACCAAGACGAACCCCGTGCAGCCCAGCGTGTACTTCCGAAAGAAGCTCACCCTGGACGAGGCCATCCGCACCGCGCACCTCCAGGTGCTCCACGATGACGGCGTGGCCGTCTGGGTGAACGGGCGGCTCGTCTTCTCGCGCTTCATGGACAACGGCGTGGAGCACGGCGCCTTCGCCAGCGGCGTGGTGAAGGACGCGGTCCTCAGCACCTTCAGCTTCGACGGCTCCGTCTTCGTCGAAGGGGAGAACATCATCGCGGTGATGGTGAAGCAGGCCAACGCGGAGTCGAGCGACGTGACCTTCGACCTCGAGTTGGAGCTCGAGGCCCGCTGA
- a CDS encoding bifunctional acetate--CoA ligase family protein/GNAT family N-acetyltransferase yields the protein MDPRAPGSRKSDPSYDVLHQQQRTRQPLDVLFKPRSVAVVGASERPGSVGRTVLWNLISNPFGGTVYPINPKRPNVLGIRAWPSLRALPEPVDLAVVVTPAAAVPDVIRECAEVGVQGAIIISAGFKETGPEGAALEQEVLQIARAAGIRIIGPNCLGVMRPPTGFNATFAGSMARPGNVAFISQSGALLTAILDWSLRESVGFSAFVSVGSMLDVGWGDLIDYLADDPMTRSILIYMESIGDARAFLSAAREVALTKPIIVIKAGRTAQAAQAAASHTGTLTGSDEVLTAAFRRSGVLRVESISDLFYMAETLARQPRPSGRRLTVLTNAGGPGVLATDALVAGGGELAVLGDDTLAALNTFLPPQWSHANPVDVLGDADPERYARALEVAGKDPNSDGLLVILTPQDMTEPTQTADRLKPYAKLGHKPVLASWMGGSEVAAGERILNDAGIPTFGYPDTAARIFNYMWRYAYNLAGLYETPTLTEEAAGRRDVARGLVDAARAQGRTLLTEYESKQLLAAYGIPTVETRLATTEDGAVAEAQSLGFPVVLKLHSYSVTHKTDVGGVRLDLRDVDAVRAAFRGIRERLAELGQGDAFAGVTVQPMVRRGGYELIVGSSLDPQFGPVLLFGAGGTLVEVFKDRGLGFPPLNTTLARRMMEQTRILQALKGVRGAKPVDLAELERLLVRFGQLVVEQRWVKEVDINPLLASPERLLALDARVVLHPPSVTEAELPRLVIEPYPQQYVAPFRMKSGEELMLRPIRPEDEPAMARFHKTLSEQTVFLRYAGLMQLSTRVAHERLARICFNDYARELALVAERKGGELLGVGRLTRLRGTEDAEYAILISDEVQHQGLGTEMLRRLVEVGRAWGVRRIVADILAGNRAMQNVSKQLGFSILPHEELAPDMVKAVKVL from the coding sequence ATGGACCCGCGCGCCCCAGGCTCCCGGAAGTCGGACCCTTCCTACGACGTGCTGCACCAGCAGCAGCGCACACGTCAGCCCCTGGATGTCCTCTTCAAGCCCCGCAGCGTCGCGGTGGTGGGGGCCAGCGAGCGGCCGGGGAGCGTGGGTCGCACCGTCCTCTGGAACCTCATCAGCAACCCGTTCGGCGGCACCGTCTATCCCATCAATCCCAAGCGCCCCAACGTGCTGGGCATCCGCGCCTGGCCGTCCCTGCGCGCGCTGCCGGAGCCGGTGGACCTGGCCGTCGTCGTCACGCCCGCGGCCGCCGTGCCCGACGTCATCCGTGAATGCGCGGAGGTGGGCGTCCAGGGCGCCATCATCATCTCCGCGGGCTTCAAGGAAACAGGCCCCGAGGGCGCGGCCCTGGAGCAGGAGGTGCTCCAGATTGCGCGGGCCGCCGGCATCCGCATCATCGGCCCCAACTGCCTGGGCGTGATGCGTCCCCCCACGGGCTTCAACGCCACCTTCGCCGGCTCCATGGCCCGGCCGGGCAACGTGGCTTTCATCAGCCAGAGCGGCGCGCTCCTCACGGCCATTCTCGACTGGAGCCTGCGCGAGTCGGTGGGCTTCAGCGCCTTCGTCTCCGTGGGCTCCATGCTGGACGTGGGCTGGGGCGACCTCATCGACTACCTGGCCGATGACCCGATGACGCGCTCCATCCTCATCTACATGGAGTCCATCGGCGACGCGCGAGCCTTCCTCTCCGCCGCGCGCGAGGTCGCGCTCACCAAGCCCATCATCGTCATCAAGGCGGGGCGCACGGCGCAGGCCGCGCAGGCCGCCGCGTCCCACACCGGCACGCTCACGGGCAGCGACGAGGTGCTCACCGCCGCGTTCCGCCGCTCCGGCGTGCTGCGCGTGGAGTCCATCTCCGACCTCTTCTACATGGCGGAGACGCTCGCCCGGCAGCCCAGGCCCTCGGGCCGCCGCCTCACGGTGCTCACCAACGCGGGAGGCCCCGGAGTCCTCGCCACCGATGCGCTCGTGGCCGGCGGAGGTGAGCTGGCGGTGCTCGGAGACGACACGCTCGCCGCGCTGAACACCTTCCTGCCGCCCCAGTGGAGTCATGCGAACCCGGTGGACGTGCTGGGAGACGCGGACCCGGAGCGCTACGCACGGGCGCTCGAGGTGGCGGGCAAGGACCCGAACAGCGACGGCCTGCTGGTCATCCTCACGCCGCAGGACATGACGGAGCCCACGCAGACGGCGGACCGGCTCAAGCCCTACGCGAAGCTCGGACACAAGCCCGTGCTGGCGAGCTGGATGGGAGGCTCCGAGGTCGCCGCCGGTGAGCGCATCCTCAACGACGCGGGCATCCCCACCTTCGGCTATCCCGACACGGCCGCGCGCATCTTCAATTACATGTGGCGCTACGCGTACAACCTCGCGGGCCTCTACGAGACGCCCACGCTCACCGAGGAGGCCGCGGGCCGTCGCGACGTGGCGCGAGGACTCGTGGACGCGGCACGCGCCCAGGGCCGCACGCTCCTGACGGAGTACGAGTCCAAGCAGTTGCTCGCCGCCTACGGCATCCCCACGGTGGAGACCCGCCTCGCCACGACCGAGGACGGCGCGGTGGCCGAGGCCCAGTCCCTGGGCTTCCCCGTGGTGCTCAAGCTCCACTCCTATTCGGTGACGCACAAGACGGACGTCGGGGGCGTGCGGCTGGACCTGCGGGACGTGGACGCCGTGCGCGCGGCGTTCCGAGGCATCCGCGAGAGACTGGCGGAGCTGGGACAAGGAGACGCGTTCGCGGGCGTCACCGTGCAGCCCATGGTGCGACGCGGCGGCTACGAGCTCATCGTGGGCAGCAGCCTGGACCCGCAGTTCGGCCCGGTGCTCTTGTTCGGCGCGGGCGGGACGCTGGTGGAGGTGTTCAAGGACCGGGGGCTGGGCTTCCCGCCGCTCAACACCACGCTCGCGCGGAGGATGATGGAGCAGACGCGCATCCTCCAGGCGCTCAAGGGCGTGCGCGGGGCGAAGCCCGTGGACCTGGCGGAGCTGGAGAGGCTGCTCGTGCGCTTCGGGCAGCTCGTGGTGGAGCAGCGCTGGGTGAAGGAGGTGGACATCAATCCGCTGCTCGCCTCACCGGAGCGGCTGCTCGCGCTGGATGCGCGCGTGGTGCTGCATCCCCCGTCCGTGACGGAGGCCGAGCTGCCCCGGCTGGTCATCGAGCCGTATCCGCAGCAATACGTGGCGCCCTTCCGGATGAAGAGTGGCGAGGAGCTGATGCTGCGCCCCATCCGTCCCGAGGACGAGCCGGCGATGGCGCGCTTCCACAAGACGCTCTCCGAGCAGACGGTGTTCCTGCGCTACGCGGGGCTGATGCAGCTGAGCACACGCGTGGCGCACGAGCGCCTGGCGCGCATCTGCTTCAACGACTACGCGCGGGAGCTGGCGCTGGTGGCCGAGCGAAAGGGTGGGGAGCTGTTGGGGGTGGGGCGCCTGACGCGCCTGCGAGGCACGGAGGACGCGGAGTACGCCATCCTCATCAGCGACGAGGTGCAGCACCAGGGATTGGGGACGGAGATGCTGCGCCGGCTGGTGGAGGTGGGCCGCGCGTGGGGCGTGCGGCGCATCGTCGCGGACATCCTCGCGGGCAACCGGGCCATGCAGAACGTCAGCAAGCAGCTCGGGTTCTCCATCCTGCCGCACGAGGAGCTGGCCCCGGACATGGTCAAAGCAGTGAAGGTGCTTTGA
- a CDS encoding siderophore-interacting protein, whose translation MASGQGIIGGLLGRLFFREATVERVREVSPHFRWVEWVGDGLRDVAWSPGDKVQVYLPGEGMRTYTPLGWDAALGATRFLVYLHGDGPGAAWGRAIKPGDRCQFFGPRGSIDLKSLRGPVVLFGDETSFAVAHTLRNLRVSTADVEYVFEVSSRAESESVLTELGLPGAAVVERQAADAHAKEVASRVRAALERRPGAQLVLTGRARSIQALRATLRESGAPHAGQKVKAYWADGKRGLD comes from the coding sequence ATGGCTTCGGGGCAGGGAATCATCGGCGGATTGTTGGGGCGGTTGTTCTTCCGGGAGGCGACGGTGGAGCGCGTCCGCGAGGTGTCACCGCACTTCCGCTGGGTGGAGTGGGTGGGGGACGGACTGCGGGACGTGGCCTGGAGCCCAGGCGACAAGGTGCAGGTCTACCTCCCGGGCGAGGGCATGCGGACATACACACCGCTGGGCTGGGACGCGGCGCTCGGGGCCACGCGCTTCCTCGTCTATCTCCACGGTGACGGCCCTGGCGCGGCGTGGGGACGCGCCATCAAGCCAGGGGACCGCTGCCAGTTCTTCGGGCCACGAGGCTCCATCGACCTGAAGTCCCTGCGCGGCCCCGTGGTGCTCTTCGGCGACGAGACGTCCTTCGCCGTCGCGCACACGCTGCGCAACCTCCGGGTGAGCACGGCCGACGTCGAATACGTGTTCGAGGTCTCCTCTCGCGCCGAGTCGGAGTCCGTGCTCACGGAGCTGGGACTCCCCGGGGCCGCGGTGGTGGAGCGACAGGCGGCGGACGCGCACGCGAAGGAGGTGGCGTCGCGGGTGCGCGCGGCGCTGGAGCGCAGACCTGGCGCTCAGCTCGTCCTGACCGGCCGCGCCCGCTCCATCCAGGCCCTGCGAGCCACGCTGCGCGAAAGTGGCGCGCCCCACGCGGGACAGAAGGTGAAGGCCTACTGGGCCGACGGCAAGCGCGGCCTCGACTGA